The following nucleotide sequence is from Nitrospirota bacterium.
AAAAAGGCGCTTACAGTAGCAAAGTTTACGGGACAAGTTTCTATTGCTGATGATTCAGGTCTTGAGGTTGATGCATTAGGTGGAGCGCCCGGTGTATATTCGGCAAGATTTGCAGGAGAAAAAGCTGCAGATTCTGATAATATAAAAAAACTGATGTCGCTGTTAAAAGATGTCCCTCCCGGGAAAAGGGGCGCAAGGTTTGTATGTGTAATTGCCATTGCGACTCCGGCAGGTGAGGTAAGTATTGCAGAAGGGGAGTGCCCTGGTATAATTGCTGAAAAAGCCCGCGGGACGTCCGGGTTCGGCTACGACCCTGTTTTCGTGGTCCCTCAATACGAAAAGACATTTGCAGAACTTGGAAGCGATATAAAGAACAGGATAAGCCACCGCGCTGCAGCGCTTGGCAATGTATATAATATCCTTGCAGGAATGGTACGGCAGAAATGCTAAATAATTTCTTGTTCACACCTGGCAGGTGATGGCTGTTATAAAAAAAATCATCATCAAATATGTAATCCCGCCAATAGGAATGCTCATCATCTACCTCCTCGGTTTAACGTACAGGAAGGAAGTCGTCGGAGTTGAATCAGAGCAGTCCCTGATAAGAAAAGATATTAATCCGATATATGCCCTGTGGCATGGACGATTGCTTTATTTACCGTTTCTCTACAGGTGGCAGGGGAGGCGGCTTTACTCACTTGTAAGCCCGAGTACTGACGGGGAGATAATTGCGCGGACATTAAAGATGTTCGGCGTAAGGACCATTCGCGGCTCCTCTTATAAGAGCGGCAGCAAGGCATTCCGGGAGCTGATAAGGATTGTCAAAGATAAAGGTCTCGTATTTATTACAGTGGATGGTTCGAGGGGGCCTGTATTCAAAGTCCAGAAGGGCATCCTCCACCTTGCAAAAATCAGCGGCAAGCCAATCCTGCCTGTAACATATGGAGCAGAGAAGGCTTTTGTTTTAAAAAGCTGGGATAGGTTTATTATCCCCCATCCATTTACGAGGGTCGTAGTGATTTATGGAGAACCTGTATATGTGCATAGAAATACTTCTGAAGAAGAGATTGAGGAAAAACGGGCAGAGCTTGAGAAGAAACTTGTCGAAATGACGGACAAGGCAGACCAGTACTATAAGCAATCTCACTAATACAGATTACACAGGAATTACATAATGTACATATTGTATAATTTACTATTAATATTACTGGTCATTATAACTTCACCGTTCTGGCTCTACAAGGTAGCAGCAAAGGAGAAGCACAGGAAGGGCTTTTGGGAAAAGCTGGGACTGGGGACAGAATTAAATTCTGTGCCCGATGACGATAGGTGCCGCATCCACATCCATGCCGTCTCAGTAGGAGAGGTAATAGCCGCTACGCCATTTATCAAAGAGCTCAGGCAAAGGCATCCTGAAATCAGGATTACACTTTCCACAGTGACTCCTACCGGTAATGAGGTGGCACGCAAAAGACTTCCTGAGGTGGATCAGATTTTATATTCTCCATTTGATATACCCTGGTCTGTTAAGAAGTTTATCAGCCGTGTTAAACCAGACATCTATGTCTCTGTCGAAACAGAGCTGTGGCCCAACTTCCTGAGAGAGGTGAAACGATCCGGGGCAAGGTCACTGATAATCAATGGCAGAATCTCTCCTGATGCCTTTAAAGGTTACAGGAGGTTTCGCTGTTTTATGAAGGAAGTGCTCTCCAACGTTGACCTTTTTTGTATGCAGACTGATGAGGATGCAGAGAGGATCAGAGAGATCGGGGCTCCTGCCACATCTGTAAAAGTCACCGGCAACATGAAATATGACCAGAAATTTATTGAGATGAATAATGACGCTATTAACAGAAAGATGAATTTCTTCGGAATAAATAAGGGCGATAAAGTCCTGTTAGCAGGCAGTACCCATCCTGGCGAGGATGAGATTATTCTGTCATCATACATTGAATGTCTGAAAGAAGATGAACAGTTGAGATTGATCATTGTCCCGAGACATATCGAAAGGACAGCAGATATAGAGAGGCTTATCAGAACAATGGGGCTTGACGTTAAAAGAAGGACCGGACTCGACAAAGCAGAGAAAAATGAAGTGTCATACAAGACTGTCATAGTTGTTGATACTATTGGTGAACTGTCCACTCTCTACAGCATAGCAACTGTTGTTATAATCGGAGGGAGTTTTATACCCCACGGCGGTCAGAATCCCCTGGAGGCAATGAATTACAGGAAACCGATCATTTTTGGAAAACATATGTTTAATTTCAAACAGATAACAGAGGAAATATTAGAGAGCGGGGCTGGTCTGATGATAGAAGATAAAAACTCTCTGAAAGATGTCCTTAAGGATTTGCTGAAAAATAACGGAAAACAGCAGGAAATGGGAGAAAAGGGAAACAGGATTATTCGAAAGAACAGGGGAGCAGTGGAAAGAAATCTTACGATAATTGAAAATTTTTTAAAATGCTAATGTACATAGTGGATACTTAAATCATGACATTGGACCAGGATAAAAAACACCACAGATACGAAAAGACCCGCGTGTTTCTGCACGAGGTCATATTCGAGGCCGATACACCCCTGGGGAAGGCCTTCGATATCTTATTACTCATTAGCATCCTCTTGAGTGTCCTGGCTGTAATGCTTGATAGTGTAGAGAGTATTAACGCTGACTATGGTATTTTCCTCTATAAGGTTGAATGGTTCTTTACCATCATCTTCACAATTGAATACTGCCTGAGGCTATTGTGTGTCGGACGTCCGTTCCGTTATGCTACAAGTTTTTTCGGTGTCGTAGACCTCCTGGCTATCGTACCAACATATTTAAGCATCCTGATGCCTGGCAGCCAGTATTTTCTGATTATCAGAGTTCTCAGAGTCCTGCGCGTTTTTAGAATACTCAAGATAGTCCAATATGTTGGTGAGGCCAATGTACTGATGGAGGCCATGAGGGCAAGTAAAAGAAAGATCATCATCTTCCTTTTCGCGATATTGAACATAGTAACGATTCTTGGTTCTGTAATGTATCTGATAGAGGGGAAGGCGCACGG
It contains:
- a CDS encoding XTP/dITP diphosphatase gives rise to the protein MLKIVIATRNSGKIAEIQSIINNSDIKNVVEVETLLSYPDIPEIIEDGNNFSENAAKKALTVAKFTGQVSIADDSGLEVDALGGAPGVYSARFAGEKAADSDNIKKLMSLLKDVPPGKRGARFVCVIAIATPAGEVSIAEGECPGIIAEKARGTSGFGYDPVFVVPQYEKTFAELGSDIKNRISHRAAALGNVYNILAGMVRQKC
- a CDS encoding ion transporter, giving the protein MTLDQDKKHHRYEKTRVFLHEVIFEADTPLGKAFDILLLISILLSVLAVMLDSVESINADYGIFLYKVEWFFTIIFTIEYCLRLLCVGRPFRYATSFFGVVDLLAIVPTYLSILMPGSQYFLIIRVLRVLRVFRILKIVQYVGEANVLMEAMRASKRKIIIFLFAILNIVTILGSVMYLIEGKAHGFTSIPEGIYWAIVTLTTVGYGDIAPGTPFGKAVGSFIMILGYGIIAVPT
- a CDS encoding lysophospholipid acyltransferase family protein; its protein translation is MAVIKKIIIKYVIPPIGMLIIYLLGLTYRKEVVGVESEQSLIRKDINPIYALWHGRLLYLPFLYRWQGRRLYSLVSPSTDGEIIARTLKMFGVRTIRGSSYKSGSKAFRELIRIVKDKGLVFITVDGSRGPVFKVQKGILHLAKISGKPILPVTYGAEKAFVLKSWDRFIIPHPFTRVVVIYGEPVYVHRNTSEEEIEEKRAELEKKLVEMTDKADQYYKQSH
- a CDS encoding 3-deoxy-D-manno-octulosonic acid transferase → MYILYNLLLILLVIITSPFWLYKVAAKEKHRKGFWEKLGLGTELNSVPDDDRCRIHIHAVSVGEVIAATPFIKELRQRHPEIRITLSTVTPTGNEVARKRLPEVDQILYSPFDIPWSVKKFISRVKPDIYVSVETELWPNFLREVKRSGARSLIINGRISPDAFKGYRRFRCFMKEVLSNVDLFCMQTDEDAERIREIGAPATSVKVTGNMKYDQKFIEMNNDAINRKMNFFGINKGDKVLLAGSTHPGEDEIILSSYIECLKEDEQLRLIIVPRHIERTADIERLIRTMGLDVKRRTGLDKAEKNEVSYKTVIVVDTIGELSTLYSIATVVIIGGSFIPHGGQNPLEAMNYRKPIIFGKHMFNFKQITEEILESGAGLMIEDKNSLKDVLKDLLKNNGKQQEMGEKGNRIIRKNRGAVERNLTIIENFLKC